The Treponema phagedenis DNA segment GCACTACCGCCATGTTTCTTTTTTCATTATGAAATTTTTCCTGCAATTGTACGAGTCCCGTTGTCTCAAACACAAAAAGAGGTTTGCGCAAAAAATGTTTAATATCAAAATCTTGAGCTTCGGAAAAACCGATAAGAGCGGCATTCTCATCGGAAAACAAAAAATCTTTTAAATAAAAAATTCCGATAATATTATCGATATCGGTTTCATACACCGGAAATCGGGAAAAGCGGGACTCTTTTGATAAATCAAGGATTTCCTGCATATCCGCATGAATAGATAAGGCGGCAATTTTCTTTCGCGGCGTCATAATCGTACGAGCGGTAAAATCCGCATAATGCAGAATCTTATCAAAAAGCACTCGTTCATCAGGGGCGATAACGCCGCTTTCTTCTCCTGAAGCAAAAAAATCTTGCAAATCTTCTTCGGTAACCTGCACTGCGGTATGACTATCCTTAATATTAAACAAGCGCAAGAATAGTGTTGCTAAAAATGAAAACACAAACACAAAGGGAGAAAGGACGCTCATAAAAAACTGCACCAAAATTGCGGAATGCAATGCAATCTTGTCAGGATAGGCAAGCGCAACGGATTTTGGTAAAATCTCACCGAAAATAAGCACCAACACAGTGCCCACTGCAATCGCCAAACTTAAACCAGCAGCCCCGAAAGCGGATACGGCAAACGCTGTGAGCATAACCGAAACACCGATGTTTACAATACTATTACCCACTAAAATTGTTGACAAAAAAGACTGTTGATTCTGCAATATTTTTTCAGCGCGTAAAGCCCGCTTATCCTTGCACTCACAAAGATATCGCAGTCGCAATTTATTTAACGACAAAAAAGCTGTTTCTGATGCAGAAAAAAACATTGATAATAAAAGAAGAATAATTAAACCGGCGGCATACAAAAGCGCCGAAGGAGGCTCAGAGGAATCCATTTACTATATTACGTATCCGTTTTTTCATAAGATTAAAAAATGATATAAAATAAGATAAAGAAGGTCAAGAGGATGTTTTGTATAAATCGGTGTAGCGTTCTGTTGATATCTCAATAATATTTTTAATCCATAATCATTGCAAATCATAAAAAATTGTATAAAAAGAGCCCGACACGGCGCAACGGCGAGCAATTTACCATAGGAATGCTTAAATCCGCAGTCCCTTATTGTTGGTGCTCCGATTTTTATAACAGGAGGTTAATTACAAAACGCTATACTGCTATTAAGAATGCTTTTATGTCATCTATGAGTCTAAAAAGCTTCAAGCTTGTATCTTTTGTATTGATGCTTTAAGGCAATACTCTGAAACAAAGGGTCAAGAAGACGGTTCCCGGTTCATAGGAACCAGTGAGCTATTTCGTATCTTCTAAATTTTAAATTTATTAATCTCTATAGAAAGATTTTCAATGCTTTGCTTGTTTTTCTGTGCGATTTCGAAAACTTCCTGCACTGCATTATCTATTTGGACCGCACCGGATGCCATTTCATTCATGCTGCCGGTAATATTCCGAGTTAAGCTTTCCAGCTTCATCATTTCTTCCGCTACAGTTTTGCTTCCGTTCAACATTTCGGCAGAACCGTTATTTACTTCTGTTGTTACCGTATTAATATTGCGGATTGCAGAAAGTACTTCGGCACTTCCGTGTTTCTGTTCCCTCATTGCGCTATCAATTTCTGCTACAAGTTTCAATGCTTTTTCCGCAAGCATTACTACTTCGCTAAACACATTTTCTGCCGCCGCCCCCGAAATTGTAAGACGTTCAATACTCTGTGTAGATTCTTTAATCTTCGAGGCGATCCCTTTTCCCTGCGCATTTGATTCTTCGGCAAGTTTACGGATTTCATCGGCAACAACCGCAAAACCTTTTCCGGTGTCTCCCGCATGGGCTGCTTCAATTGCCGCATTCATGGCAAGCAAGTTCGTTTGGCTTGCAATATGCTGAATAATTTGACTTGCTTCCATGAGATACACCGACC contains these protein-coding regions:
- a CDS encoding hemolysin family protein — its product is MDSSEPPSALLYAAGLIILLLLSMFFSASETAFLSLNKLRLRYLCECKDKRALRAEKILQNQQSFLSTILVGNSIVNIGVSVMLTAFAVSAFGAAGLSLAIAVGTVLVLIFGEILPKSVALAYPDKIALHSAILVQFFMSVLSPFVFVFSFLATLFLRLFNIKDSHTAVQVTEEDLQDFFASGEESGVIAPDERVLFDKILHYADFTARTIMTPRKKIAALSIHADMQEILDLSKESRFSRFPVYETDIDNIIGIFYLKDFLFSDENAALIGFSEAQDFDIKHFLRKPLFVFETTGLVQLQEKFHNEKRNMAVVLDEYGGTAGIVTVEDLNEEIFGSILDEYDADMESEVVKTPSRNSFTVVGSLRLNELNELLNADFDSEYHDTAGGLVLEKLGSIPEKGVTVHIDGWLFTVLEVQANRIEKIKIELFEGEE